AGAGTCCCTCTCCATTGAGATGATGGGTTACTTACTACCCGCCTATAGAGAGACAGGTCATGAATCTCCCGCGACCTAGTGTTCGAAGGATCAGCCCGAACACAAGTGACGTGATCGTCGTCGGGGCAGGCATCATTGGACTTGCCGCCGCTCACGCCCTTCTAGAAGCGGGAAGCAGCGTGCGGATTGTTGAACAATTCGAACCGGGAACTGGCCAATCAACCAGAACTGGTGGAGGAATCCGAGTTGCCCACGGATCTGAAATAAACGTTCAAATGGCACAACTCAGTCTTCCAACTTGGCTCAACTTTGAGCAGAAGTTCGGTATCGACCCCCGCTACCAGCAAACGGGCCACCTTTTTCTCACTTCGAAAGACACCAACGGCCTGACGACTCAAGCCGACCTACTCAATTCACTAGGAGTCCACTGCGATGTCTTGAGCAGGGAAGAACTCTGTGTACTCTGGCCGTCACTGGGTGTTACGGGCTTCCAAGCCGGCAACTACTGCAAGACCGGTGGATACCTCGACCATCATCGCGTAGTTGAGGGATTCGCCCAGAAGGTGCAAGCAGGCGGAGCGCATCTCGAATTCAACACACGAGTCGAGGGAATCCTTCGAGACGATGACAGGGTCATAGGAGTCCGCACTTCAGAGGGCTTGTTTACCGGCGAGACCGTCGTCAACGCTGCCGGGCCACACGCCGGAGTGATCTCCTCGCTTGCTGGACTCGAGGTCCCGTTCGTATCACGTCGCCACGAACTCCTGATCTTGGAACAAACAGCCCAAGTTCCCGAAAGCATCCCTTGGCTCATCGATATCGATCAGCAGGTGCACATGCGTCCTGATGGCTCGGGGCGGGCGCTTGTTGGCGGTTTCCTTGGCCACGACGACCCAAGTAATCCAGACAGCTATGACCAAGCCGTGTCGAAGAGATGGTCAACCGCTGTACGCGAACAAGCATCTCGGTCTTTTCGCCTCACTGGACCCAACTCCGCAGTCCTAAGTGGGTGGGCCGGCCTCTACCCTGGAACCGTCGATTATCTTCCCGTGCTCGAACGGTCGATTCCAGGCTTGGTTACTGCTGCCGGATTTTCCGGCACAGGCCTCATGCACGCTCCCGTTGTAGGCCAGATCGTTGCGGACCTCGTCAGAGGCGGGACCACCTCTGTCTTAGATATCTCCTCACTTCAATCCAGCCGCTTCGCCGAAGAGAAGAAGACTTTGGACTTCACCGGCTTCTGACTATGCCTTCTCGTTGAGCGATGTCGACTCATAGGTTTAGATAGGCGAAAGGAGACTTCCTCCTCGACCCGACCCCGGCCTTCGATCCTACCCAGGCCGAGCCGGTCCCAGAGTTGATATTCGACCC
This sequence is a window from Longimicrobiales bacterium. Protein-coding genes within it:
- a CDS encoding FAD-dependent oxidoreductase, encoding MNLPRPSVRRISPNTSDVIVVGAGIIGLAAAHALLEAGSSVRIVEQFEPGTGQSTRTGGGIRVAHGSEINVQMAQLSLPTWLNFEQKFGIDPRYQQTGHLFLTSKDTNGLTTQADLLNSLGVHCDVLSREELCVLWPSLGVTGFQAGNYCKTGGYLDHHRVVEGFAQKVQAGGAHLEFNTRVEGILRDDDRVIGVRTSEGLFTGETVVNAAGPHAGVISSLAGLEVPFVSRRHELLILEQTAQVPESIPWLIDIDQQVHMRPDGSGRALVGGFLGHDDPSNPDSYDQAVSKRWSTAVREQASRSFRLTGPNSAVLSGWAGLYPGTVDYLPVLERSIPGLVTAAGFSGTGLMHAPVVGQIVADLVRGGTTSVLDISSLQSSRFAEEKKTLDFTGF